In Vespula pensylvanica isolate Volc-1 chromosome 2, ASM1446617v1, whole genome shotgun sequence, the genomic window cttattcaaacggaaatagaaaatgtttgcatttaaatttatttgaattaatttttttttagtatctagtttgtgtgtgtgtgcactcGCGCATATGTATGTgcttatgtgtgtgtgtgtataaaatatatatatatatatatatatatatatatatatatatatatatatatatatatataaaagataaagaaaactgatatatatacatgtatatatatttttttttatatatgtgtatatatataagatatatgtatatatacaataagcAGCAAAAGTTCCTTATGTCattatttcagaaaatattgatatattgggaaaatgttttaaacaaaaaagtaggattaaaaaaaaatctattaacttaatgatatttatttaactttagAGTGATTTTGAAAAGTCAACTTATCAAGATCAACATAAAAATCTTAAATGAAAATCcccattttttatacaatattgtTGTAGTCGAAATACTTGAACAGAATTTTCGAGGTCATtccaaaatcaaataaatatcaattactaaattttttttaagttactctttttgtttaaaatattttgtccatatatcaatattttctaagaTAATTGGCTATTACAACTTTTGCCTTTcactgtatataatatacttttaaatagTACAAAATTAGGATACTGTAAATATCACtaattactatatatgtaCCATTACCAAAaactatattaatttatactatttaattacaataattaccTTTGCCAACGATATTACCGATACTGCCGATGATACTTGGTAAAAAGAGAGCGAGCAAAACGCTCTTAATAATCTGTATGCCAAAGAACAACGGTAGCAAGAGCTTCTTCAGGCCGAATGCTAGAAAACCAAGTCCGAATCCTGTTAAAAAGGTACTCTTTCCCTGAAAGAGGGCTGAAAGCAAAAGTACCAGCCGATTAAAGCCTGCCCGGTTAGTCCTAGAAGCCATGCCGCAGTCAGTAtcagattttctttcgttcttctcctctttttctgttttctttcgcTCTCCTGACGTGGAATTactgaaaaatcttttttagaCCTTCTCGCCAATTGTTAACAAATACCCTTTTGCCCAATTTCGCCCTCTAAAAAGCCAATCAGTATTAAGCTAGCTCTGACGTGCCCCGCGCATACAGTTTTAATCTCTTACAAAAGTCATCTAGACATCGTGCACCGAGAAACATTCTGAAGCTAAAATTCTTCACCCTTTCTCCGTGCTAATATACATTCCAGCTGAGTCAAACAGTTATGGGTATTCGACAACTTCAGAACAGTTTTACGGTCTAAatgaactctctctctctctctctctctctctctctctctctctctctctctctctNNNNNNNNNNNNNNNNNNNNNNNNNNNNNNNNNNNNctctctctctctctctctctctctctctctctctctctatctctctctttttttacaaacaaacacatacacacaggcGTGTCACACTCACCATCGAAGAAGgttcttccctttctcccaGTGATCGTATTAGGATCGATCTTGATCCTAACCACGTGCTCTTTCGCATATCGATGAAGCTCGTCGAGAAGATCAGACCTCATCTCGAACTTCTTCTCAAACTCCCTCTCGGTCTTCATATTCGGTTTGTTGCTGGTTTCACTTCGCACTATCTGCACGGAATCAGTAACATTATACTCGTCGACCTTGGACAGTTCGTCCAAAAGATTCGAGAGTTTCTCGCCTGCACAAAGATCTTCTTCACACGAAGAAGAATCTTCCTCGTCCATCGAACTCCTCGTCGAGTTCTCCATGTTGGAAGACTCGATCTGATAGCTTGATTCATCGTCGATTATCGTTACACGATTAATATCCATATCAAACTTACTCGGTTTGCCACTCACTCTATGAGGGTGACCGTCAGCGCTTACATCGAATACTTCGTTCTCCGCGTTTGTCAAGGTCTCGTTCACGTTCAAGGACGAGGACTGTACGGCACTGAGCTTCACTTCGCTCGCCATTGTTAGAATCGCGAGGACACACGCTATCGTCATCGTTTtataccttcttcttcctatgGTCATCCTTCTATAaacgtctctttcttttcttcctaatttctttttagttgTGTAATGATACTTTTCGCGACTCTCTAAGCACACCTTCTCCCCTAACTACATTCCCAGCTAGCTGATGCTTTTATTACCGTATAACAACTGCATCTCCCTTGGATTCGCCAACGTTTCGCTTTCTTGGAAATGAACAAAAGATAATTACTGTAATCGCCAGCTTTCAAAGTACATTCAACGtgcataattattaacatattcaATTAAGTACGAAGTGATATCATAGGAATATTCTGTTCATCGTtacataatgtataattatacgtAGTTATCGTATCAATCAAGATAGTCATTAATACTtctgattaaaaattgtatcagTAAATAAGTATTTAGTATCAGGTTTAAATCGCGAATTAAAGTAATTCTAAATATGGTCATTCAAACAACATACTCACTCTTACTTCTCGCACGTGTCATCAACACGGTGTCCTTTTGCACGAAGTGTGAGCAAATGGTGAGTTCCTTGTGTTTACCGATCCCGTGGTATATCTCCAAAAAGCGGAAAACGATAAGAACACGAGATAGAGGGTACTTAATCGAGGAAGGAATCTTCAAAAAGTTGGAATCGCGCTCGACGGCCGCGACGGTACTGGCTGACGGTCTCCGTTGGATCGGCTGGACTGAACCGATCTGGGTTACCCGGCCATCCGTCCGTTCGTCCCTCGCCACGGACTGTCGTTCCTTTCCACCTTCGTTCGTTACTTCCTTTACTTCTTTCctactctttttcctttcctttcctttcatttctatGCTTTCTTTATTCACGTATGCTTCATAAAAGACCGATCGATCAattccttctcgtttcttccatgtgtcaaaataaaagataggtAATTTTCATCTGTTccaaaattagataaaaagcaataaaggtcaaaattttcttatttacattCTTTCGTTACGTAAACACAGTAACGTtcgtaaaacttttctttttttaactttctataACTCAATTTTgttcgaatttaaataaagttATACAAAACAAACAGATCTATAAGCATATGGGTTAAAAGTAATTCTATTCATGAAGCACGAACGTGAATTACTCTTTCGTGAATTACAACTCGCGTGAACATATTATTGTGAAGATTGCCTATAACGTTAACACTTCCACGACTCAGTCGTGGCAATACCAAACATAAAAGAGATTGTCTTTGCAGCGTGTGTTAAAATTGAACGAATATGATACTTTTCAGTTGTTTTCACTGtcatgaattaaaaatttcttgtgAATAGTTTACGCTTTCTACTAACAAAgcgggaaaaaaataaagttagcACGGCAGCGTGATTCACGTTCGTCGTTCCCACTTCATGGGAACACAGCactatatagaaaattaatttatgtttGTTCCTATTTTAGACAATCAAGCAACTGTCATGAAAACAAGAATGTCATCATTCATCTtgctcatcttttttcttttagacgCATCTAATTGATCTATTGACATTCaccaaggaaaagaaagaaagggagatagaaatagaaaatcaatgaaatgaTAGCAAGTCtaacaatataaatagatcTTTTAccaatataaatcttttatcaaGGCAAAAGCCACGTGAACAATAAGCCGTTATGTTAATGCGGCTTTTTCGTTAAACTATAACACAGATAGATGGTAACGGTCGACTTGCGTGAACGAGCTCGGATCACGTATCGACGTGTATTCGACTTCCGATTCCCCGCCAATTTGCCGGGGACTCAATCATCGTCATTAACTATCGTTCTGTGTCGCGGTAACGAagttgaacgaagaaaatatgagGAGAAGGTAAACGacagcaagagaaagagagccacTCGTTCGATCATggaaacgattgaaaaaagaagtcaAATCGCTTCGAGAAGTCATATAGGAGCGTACATTGCAAGGTATAATCGTGAAAACTCAAAGCCAACAAGCAAGAACGACAAAGACACAGACAGCGATAACGGTGTTTCGATCGGCCGTACGTCGGTTCACGCATGCTTTCGAACGAACCGCTCGAGCAAGTTTATCAAGACGAAGGTAAAAGAggtgaagagaaaaagcaaccaaagaggaaagaagagagataggaggGAGAAGTATCGGGCGTATATCCAAATCTGTCAGTAGGTCACTCGGCACCAGGGGCCAACATACCTCTTGCACACATCGTCGACCTTGACCATCGACTTCGATGAATTCGAAACTACACATTGTTGACGACAAATCGCTCTCGCTTCTTCATATACGACCGATACTTTACCTTTTTTAATTGACTACCTTTTTCTACGAATTTagttaaatatgaaaaacttCGCCTGTGACATTTTCATAGAAATCCGTAATATCTGCAAGTCCGATTGGTAACGGTACTAGCCGAGAAAGTTACTTTTTTACGTATCATCGTCACGTCGACCCCCTTaacgaaaaaaacagaattcgacgatgacgaagaatgaccgtttcttctttttcattattctcgcATCTATTAGGATGATTCGAAAAACGATGCTTCATGGAAGAAATTATAAGTCGgtgatacaaataaatattttatataacttgtacattctatgtataaaaaatatatttaacagtTTCAACAGTGGCACAAACATATCTTATCGTTGAGATTGTTTTTTGACATAAGATCttcacattttattaaaaatgcagATATTTCGTTGCCGAACTTCATCCATAAGGATTGCGATATCCATGATAGGCCGGATAAGCTAGATGACTTTGAATATCATTCCTATGCGCCCAACCAGTATCTTCATGACCGTATCCTGGAAACGAgtatatgatttaaaataaGTGATCAAGACAAAACTCAATAGATCGGTATTTCAAGTACCGATAGTTAACTCGATCACAGAACCCATTttaaatttggaaaaattcCTCACTATATTCATTTGTGTCATTAGGTGGCCTTTAACTAGAAAGTGTGTATACATTAAACGCGTCCGATGTCTGATGTCACAGATGAGATTTACACCTACTTAGGTACCGTACGCTAATAACTTTTTTCGCGCCTATATTACCACCtcgaatgtataataaaacgatGCCGAAAAACATTATCCATAGTTTACTAtaaatttagattttattgaaatgaataacgattaaatattatcagcATAAATGGTGgaagttaaaatattaaaaataaatggcaATAACGTTATGTTTCAGGTGCAATGTAAATACTTGACGTTCtcgaatagaataaaattttcttaaaaaatatgaaacaaaaaaataatttttatggttattttaatacttttattgtttcataaatgttaattattatcgttgcatgaattattttgtaatcttAATGGCTTGAGAAGCAATATAAATGATGCTTTTTtcgaatgatagaaaaaaaaatgaaaattgtaagTGAAGAAACACTCGTGTTTTACTTCAAGGATcgcgtaaaaagaaattagtgCGGTCGTCCGTTTTTGCTTTTGAAAGATCTTACATtttaaaagcaaataaaaagtaGTTGGTTTTTTATTGACTTTGAAAAATGTTACCTCTACGAGATACGCTCATTAACTTTATACTTATTCTTGAATTTACTCTTAAatgctacatatatatactatacgtaaaattaattacctGTTGGATAATCAATCGGTGCTTCAGCAGCGGTGGCCCACGTATGATAAGAATACGCTGGATGTGGTTGAACTTTGCAAACCTTAAGATGCGCCAAAATAGATGGTGCAATCAAAGAACCTAAAACGAGGAGTTTTTTGATGAAGTGAACACCTAGAAAAATTGGTAACAGCAGCAACTTTAATTTGAAGAGATTCAATAATATAAGAAGCGGCAAGATCAacgacttcttcttcttgaagaTACGCCAGTCGCCtgaaaagatgaaagatacATTAAAATCGAGAGCTGTTCATTACTTCCCGAACCATGTTGAATGattcaaataattatgataattaatctGAACGGAATACGGGCCAGTTTGGATTCAgtgtattattacataaaatgtaCAG contains:
- the LOC122637537 gene encoding uncharacterized protein LOC122637537 isoform X1; protein product: MTIGRRRYKTMTIACVLAILTMASEVKLSAVQSSSLNVNETLTNAENEVFDVSADGHPHRVSGKPSKFDMDINRVTIIDDESSYQIESSNMENSTRSSMDEEDSSSCEEDLCAGEKLSNLLDELSKVDEYNVTDSVQIVRSETSNKPNMKTEREFEKKFEMRSDLLDELHRYAKEHVVRIKIDPNTITGRKGRTFFDALFQGKSTFLTGFGLGFLAFGLKKLLLPLFFGIQIIKSVLLALFLPSIIGSIGNIVGKGVSSFAQSSQTVTAAPEENFEFKDNSDLYNDDYLTRQPVGTLPASTLYDENMMQSQKNPEISSRYSFVDPSYTHANTISDRYYMRHAAQGFTKKQDFKVFHEIPTSSLLLTNYDPFYSPLLSRLDAVFYRLGHTSEGCREYAVCAMYRSPARYAPYSNLVSAQLSRELNELRKPASDNPDVLRFFRYMKAAKDGQDGINCEDAYTNCPTAREDQNLRQNQAMLATYQDIDKLVHARKL